A single Lactuca sativa cultivar Salinas chromosome 8, Lsat_Salinas_v11, whole genome shotgun sequence DNA region contains:
- the LOC111908376 gene encoding putative chloride channel-like protein CLC-g — MAMANGFTPVSNGVPDEESITAPLLHLRRSTSNNTSQIAIVGSNPCPIESLDYEIMENDVFKQDWRSRSKIQIFQYTSLKWCLCFVVGTFVGLIGFFNNLAIENIAGIKFVITSNRMLENKYTEAYLIFAAANLGLTLFAVTITAFIAPETAGSGIPEVKAYLNGVDAPAIFSFRTLLVKIVGSIAAVSSSLNVGKAGPMVHTGACIAALTCQGGSKKYWLTWRWFRFFNNDRDKRDLVTCGSAAGIAAAFRAPVGGVLFALEEMASWWRSALLWRAFFATAIVAILLRGLTDLCLSGKCGLFGTGGLIIYDVTSANISYHLRDVPPVLLLGVIGGIAGSLYNCLLGKVLRLYNLINEKGTIYKILLACTVSIVTSCLLFGLPWIAPCHPCPPGATEPCPTIGRSGNYKKFQCPPGHYNELASLFFNTNDDAIKNLFSKDTDTEFHPLSILIFFITCFFLSIFSYGIVAPVGLFIPVIVTGASYGRLVGLLIGSTSNLNHGLFAVLGAASLLGGTMRMTVSLCVILLELTNNLLLLPLIMLVLLISKTVADAFNGNVYDQIMSFKGFPYLETHAEPYMRQLTVSDVVAGPLRVFNGIELVGNIVHVLRTTGHNGFPVVDEPPYSDAPVLYGLILRSHVITLLKKKCFLESPRLDVDAVDRFSASDFAKQGLGNQDKIEEIELSEEEMEMYVDLHPFTNASPYTVVETMSLAKALTLFRGVGLRHLLVVPKTSERLPVVGILTRHDFMPQHILGLHPMLERSKWKRLRFKFPLWNKIF; from the exons GATCATGGAGAATGATGTGTTCAAGCAAGATTGGCGAAGCAGAAGTAAGATCCAGATATTCCAATACACATCTTTGAAATGGTGTCTGTGTTTTGTTGTTGGTACTTTTGTTGGACTCATTGGCTTCTTCAACAACTTAGCCATTGAGAACATTGCTGGTATCAAATTTGTAATCACCTCCAACAGGATGCTGGAAAACAA ATACACAGAAGCATATCTCATATTTGCAGCTGCAAATTTAGGCCTTACATTGTTTGCTGTTACAATAACAGCTTTTATAGCTCCAGAAACTGCTGGATCAGGCATCCCTGAAGTTAAGGCTTACTTAAATGGTGTTGATGCTCCTGCCATATTCTCATTTAGAACATTGCTAGTAAAG ATTGTTGGAAGCATAGCTGCTGTGTCATCATCTCTTAATGTTGGGAAGGCGGGGCCCATGGTGCACACAGGTGCATGCATTGCAGCTTTAACATGTCAGGGTGGATCAAAGAAATATTGGTTGACATGGAGATGGTTTAGATTTTTTAATAATGATAGAGACAAACGTGATCTTGTAACTTGTGGATCAGCTGCTGGAATTGCTGCTGCTTTTCGTGCCCCTGTTGGTGGTGTACTTTTCGCTCTTGAAGAAATGGCATCTTG GTGGAGAAGTGCGCTTTTATGGAGGGCTTTTTTCGCAACTGCAATCGTTGCAATTTTGCTTCGTGGTTTGACCGATTTATGCTTGAGTGGAAAATGTGGACTTTTTGGCACTGGGGGTTTAATTATATATGATGTCACCTCAGCAAACATATCCTATCACCTACGAGATGTTCCTCCAGTTCTTCTTCTTGGAGTCATCGGTGGCATTGCAGGAAGTTTATACAATTGTCTTTTGGGTAAAGTTCTCCGACTTTACAATCTAATCAACGA AAAAGGCACGATTTACAAAATCCTCCTCGCATGCACAGTTTCCATTGTAACCTCCTGTCTCTTATTCGGCCTCCCATGGATCGCGCCCTGCCACCCATGTCCACCTGGCGCAACCGAACCCTGCCCCACCATCGGCCGCTCCGGCAACTACAAAAAATTCCAATGTCCACCTGGCCACTACAACGAGCTCGCAAGCCTCTTCTTCAACACAAACGACGACGCTATCAAAAACCTTTTTAGCAAAGACACAGACACCGAGTTCCACCCTTTATCAatcctcatcttcttcatcacatGTTTTTTCCTCAGTATCTTCAGCTACGGGATCGTGGCCCCCGTCGGCCTCTTCATTCCCGTTATAGTAACCGGCGCGTCTTACGGTCGGTTAGTCGGGTTACTCATCGGGTCCACCTCGAATCTCAACCACGGTTTGTTTGCAGTGTTGGGCGCCGCTTCACTCCTCGGTGGGACCATGAGAATGACAGTGTCATTATGCGTTATACTTCTCGAACTCACAAATAACTTACTATTACTCCCGCTTATCATGCTCGTTTTACTCATTTCAAAAACGGTAGCCGACGCGTTCAACGGAAACGTATACGACCAAATCATGAGCTTCAAAGGCTTTCCATATTTAGAAACTCACGCGGAGCCCTACATGCGACAGTTAACGGTTAGCGACGTGGTAGCGGGCCCGCTTCGCGTGTTCAACGGGATTGAACTCGTGGGGAATATTGTACATGTGTTAAGGACGACCGGGCATAACGGGTTCCCGGTTGTGGACGAGCCGCCGTATTCGGACGCGCCGGTTTTATACGGTTTGATTTTGCGGTCACATGTTATCACGTTGTTGAAGAAGAAATGTTTTTTGGAGAGTCCGAGGTTGGATGTGGACGCGGTTGATCGGTTTTCGGCTAGTGATTTTGCGAAACAGGGGTTGGGGAATCAGGATAAGATTGAGGAGATTGAGTTGAGTGAAGAGGAGATGGAGATGTATGTTGATTTGCATCCTTTTACGAATGCTTCACCGTATACGGTTGTGGAGACTATGTCGTTGGCTAAGGCACTTACGCTTTTTAGAGGTGTTGGTTTGAGACACTTGCTTGTGGTTCCCAAGACTTCTGAG AGATTGCCGGTTGTTGGAATATTAACAAGACATGATTTCATGCCACAACATATACTTGGTTTACACCCAATGTTGGAAAGAAGTAAATGGAAAAGATTAAGATTCAAGTTCCCTCTTTGGAATAAAATCTTTTAA